From Desulfuromonas soudanensis, the proteins below share one genomic window:
- a CDS encoding LolA family protein, whose product MPPTSDLKAPRFLALAAATLTLLLGACAPLLVPPPPPVPPQLEGKLLQTLEENGQAFRSLQGLARVRIKTPERSLTTTQAIFAEKPDRFRAETLSPFGTPLLLMATDGSELTVLIPSDRKFYRGEASPANLQRLTRLPLQMEDLVGIILYQTPMIPFRRSALSPVAGGGYLLELSGDQEVRQQLFFDPQLRLVQVAYWAGEALQLRIRYDNFAGEVRPFPRETFLEIPDRQVEARIDFSEASTNVAIPGKRFVLIPPDGVSVSPIP is encoded by the coding sequence GTGCCGCCGACTTCTGACCTGAAGGCGCCGCGGTTTCTGGCCCTTGCGGCAGCGACCCTGACCCTCCTTCTCGGCGCCTGCGCTCCGCTCCTTGTTCCTCCCCCCCCTCCGGTCCCCCCACAGCTTGAAGGGAAACTCCTGCAGACCCTGGAGGAGAACGGCCAGGCCTTCCGGTCCCTTCAGGGACTTGCCCGGGTGCGGATCAAGACTCCGGAGCGCTCCCTGACCACCACCCAGGCTATTTTCGCCGAAAAGCCCGACCGTTTCCGAGCCGAAACCCTCAGCCCCTTCGGCACCCCTCTGCTGCTGATGGCCACCGACGGCAGCGAGCTGACGGTGCTGATTCCTTCGGATCGCAAGTTTTACCGCGGCGAGGCCTCGCCGGCCAATCTCCAGCGCCTGACCCGGCTGCCGCTGCAGATGGAGGACCTGGTGGGGATTATTCTCTATCAGACGCCGATGATTCCCTTCCGGCGCAGTGCCCTGAGCCCGGTCGCCGGGGGGGGATATCTTCTGGAATTGAGCGGGGACCAGGAGGTGCGCCAGCAGCTCTTTTTCGATCCTCAGCTGCGTCTGGTGCAGGTCGCCTACTGGGCCGGGGAAGCGCTGCAGCTGCGTATCCGTTACGACAACTTCGCAGGAGAGGTCCGTCCCTTTCCCCGGGAAACCTTCCTGGAGATACCGGACCGGCAGGTCGAGGCGCGTATCGACTTCTCCGAGGCAAGCACCAACGTGGCGATCCCCGGAAAGCGCTTCGTCCTGATCCCCCCCGACGGCGTTTCGGTCAGCCCTATACCCTGA
- a CDS encoding tetratricopeptide repeat protein — protein sequence MIVRYLTVFMLGLALAGCLGPSPTRPEPLLDRASDSPDEIREASSTPSEDDPALLFFGQSRLLAEEGRLDEAAALLEKAVRIDPRSSFLRLALARLYLQMDEEEKALRAGEDALIQDPASAEANLLLGSLYFRREQDARAIPYFKKAIELDPAQESAYLHLGISYARSGESEEAVALLKDLLKRNPDALGAELTLARVYREIGLGVLAEESYRRILKEQPDFDAAYIELGGLYEGRGDMDGAIALYRSALALRPVNPAVRHHLARLLIREGHLDQALEELLTLLDHNAADLEARRKIGLIYLEQEKWVEAAREFWTILEADPEASQVRFYLGTALERQQDWAGAERAFAAIPPGSELYDDALAHLGYLYHLQGQTKLSIELLRKRLSEGTAPAPFYAYLSSLLEIDGEEKAALSVLDQGISAYPEEGNLLYQRGILLERRGDREGALAAMRKVLEIDPDHAEALNYLAYAYAERGERLEEALEMARRALSLKEEGHILDTLGWVHFVMGNFEDARAELEKAVAAMPEDPVVLQHLGDAYRALKLYDRAREVYDRALAVSPEDAALRAKRDALPGGGQ from the coding sequence ATGATCGTTCGTTACCTGACAGTATTTATGCTCGGCCTCGCCCTTGCCGGCTGTCTCGGCCCGTCCCCGACGAGGCCCGAACCGCTCCTCGACAGGGCCTCCGACTCCCCGGACGAAATCCGGGAGGCGTCTTCCACCCCTTCGGAAGACGACCCGGCCCTCCTTTTCTTCGGCCAGTCCCGGCTCCTGGCTGAAGAGGGGCGGTTGGATGAGGCCGCCGCCCTCCTGGAAAAAGCTGTCCGCATCGATCCCCGTTCCTCCTTTCTCCGCCTGGCTCTGGCCCGTCTCTACCTGCAGATGGACGAGGAGGAAAAGGCCCTCCGGGCCGGTGAGGATGCCCTCATTCAGGATCCGGCATCGGCGGAGGCCAATCTTCTCCTCGGGAGTCTCTATTTCCGCCGGGAGCAGGACGCCAGGGCGATCCCCTACTTCAAAAAGGCCATCGAACTCGACCCCGCCCAGGAAAGTGCCTACCTGCATCTCGGCATTTCCTACGCCCGCAGCGGCGAGTCCGAAGAGGCCGTGGCGCTCCTCAAGGATCTCCTCAAGCGCAATCCCGACGCCCTCGGAGCCGAGCTGACCCTGGCCCGGGTGTACCGGGAAATCGGCCTCGGCGTTCTGGCCGAGGAGTCGTACCGGCGCATCCTCAAGGAGCAGCCCGATTTCGATGCCGCCTATATCGAACTCGGCGGCCTCTACGAGGGGCGCGGCGACATGGACGGCGCCATCGCCCTCTATCGCTCGGCGCTCGCCCTCCGGCCGGTCAACCCCGCCGTGCGCCACCATCTCGCCCGACTCCTGATCAGGGAAGGGCACCTGGATCAGGCCCTCGAGGAACTGCTGACCCTCCTCGATCATAACGCCGCAGACCTCGAAGCGCGGCGCAAGATCGGCCTGATTTACCTCGAGCAGGAAAAATGGGTCGAAGCGGCCAGGGAATTTTGGACGATTCTCGAGGCCGACCCCGAGGCGTCGCAGGTGCGCTTCTATCTCGGAACCGCCCTGGAGCGTCAGCAGGACTGGGCCGGGGCCGAGAGGGCCTTTGCCGCCATCCCCCCCGGATCGGAACTCTACGACGACGCCCTGGCCCACCTCGGCTACCTCTATCACCTGCAGGGTCAGACCAAGCTCTCGATCGAACTTCTCCGGAAGCGCCTCAGCGAGGGGACGGCACCGGCCCCCTTCTACGCCTACCTCTCCTCCCTGCTGGAGATCGACGGCGAAGAAAAGGCGGCCCTCTCCGTCCTCGACCAGGGAATCTCCGCCTATCCCGAGGAGGGGAATCTCCTCTACCAGCGCGGCATTCTTCTCGAGCGCCGCGGCGACCGGGAGGGGGCGTTGGCGGCCATGCGGAAGGTTCTGGAGATCGATCCGGATCATGCCGAGGCTCTCAACTATCTGGCCTATGCCTACGCCGAACGGGGCGAGCGCCTCGAAGAGGCGTTGGAAATGGCCCGGCGCGCCCTGTCTCTCAAGGAAGAAGGACATATCCTCGATACCCTGGGGTGGGTCCATTTCGTGATGGGGAATTTCGAGGACGCTCGGGCCGAGCTGGAAAAGGCCGTCGCCGCCATGCCCGAGGATCCGGTGGTCCTCCAGCACCTCGGCGACGCCTACCGGGCCCTGAAACTCTACGACAGGGCCCGCGAGGTCTATGACCGGGCGCTGGCGGTCTCTCCGGAGGACGCCGCCCTGCGCGCCAAGCGCGATGCGCTCCCAGGCGGCGGCCAGTGA